One stretch of Nocardia mangyaensis DNA includes these proteins:
- a CDS encoding TrmH family RNA methyltransferase, giving the protein MAEVIDIEDPADPRVDDFRDLSCADRRPDLPGRKGLVIAEGVVVVQRMLGSRFTPSALLGVGKRYAALADDLAGRDIPYYRASAEVMAEVVGFHLNRGVLAVAPRPVELSPAQVLDGARTVAVLEGVNDHENLGSMFRNAAGLGADAVLFGDRCADPLYRRAVRVSMGHVLRVPFAQLPQWPDGLDLLRERGFQIIALTPDPTAVNLATAMTGERVALLLGAEGPGLTEEAMRATDIRARIPMSPGTDSLNVATAAAMAFYERVRTS; this is encoded by the coding sequence GTGGCCGAAGTGATAGACATCGAAGACCCCGCCGACCCGCGGGTCGACGACTTCCGCGATCTGTCCTGCGCCGACCGCAGGCCCGACCTGCCCGGTCGGAAAGGCCTGGTCATCGCCGAGGGCGTCGTCGTCGTGCAGCGGATGCTGGGCTCCCGGTTCACCCCGAGCGCGCTGCTGGGGGTCGGGAAACGGTACGCGGCGCTGGCCGATGATCTGGCCGGGCGCGACATCCCGTACTACCGGGCCAGTGCCGAGGTGATGGCCGAGGTGGTCGGCTTCCATCTCAATCGCGGAGTGCTCGCGGTCGCGCCGCGTCCGGTCGAGCTGAGTCCGGCCCAGGTGCTCGACGGCGCGCGCACGGTGGCTGTGCTCGAGGGCGTCAACGACCACGAGAACCTGGGCTCGATGTTCCGCAACGCGGCCGGTCTCGGCGCGGACGCGGTGCTGTTCGGCGACCGGTGCGCCGACCCGCTGTACCGGCGGGCCGTGCGCGTGTCGATGGGACACGTGCTGCGGGTGCCGTTCGCGCAGCTGCCACAGTGGCCGGATGGACTGGATCTGCTGCGCGAACGCGGTTTCCAGATCATCGCGCTGACCCCGGATCCCACCGCGGTGAACCTGGCCACGGCGATGACCGGCGAGCGCGTCGCCCTGCTGCTCGGCGCCGAGGGGCCAGGCCTCACCGAGGAGGCCATGCGCGCCACCGACATTCGCGCCAGGATTCCGATGTCGCCGGGCACCGACTCGCTCAATGTCGCGACCGCGGCCGCGATGGCGTTCTACGAACGAGTGCGCACGTCATGA